The DNA window CTCATCACCAAGGTGGTGAGTCACAACTGGGCATCAATGGCATGGGCTAGTTACTGCTCAAAAGTCATTGAAGGGGGATGGGGCCTCTTGCCGGGAAGAGTTAGTCTTGGACTCAGATTTTTGTCCAGACCCTGACCTTATTTGTGCTGATGTAATCAGCCAATATTGGCATAGTTCTGACAGACAGGACTTGGAGTTTCAGCAGGCTCGTGGTGGGGGTGGTGCTGCTCCCATCTCTATATAGAGGGCTCAGCCAAGTTCCCGGAGCTGTCCTGTGGCATCTCAGCATGGCTCGGGCACTGGGAGTACCAGTTGCCCTGGGGTTGTTGGGCCTGTGCTGGTCTCTGATCCTTGCCCACCCTCTTCCTCCGTGAGTAaagctggggttggggagggactGGGGACTGGACTGAAGTGGGATAGGGCCAGTTTTTTGGCCTGGGCAAGTTTGAAGACAGGAGCTAAGGGGAGGGATTGGGCCTAGCGGATCCAGACAACTATCTGTCTTCTCTCTAGGGATGGTACTCCTGGGAACAGAGCTGAAGGTAGGTGGGGCCAGAGTGAACCCAGATGTGACGGGTGAGGCCCCAACTCCCtgaatctgtctgtctctctgtgtctctgcattGTATTACCTGACTGGTCTTTTACTTGCATtttcccacctccaccccagaaCCCTGCTCAGATGGCTGGAGCTTTGATGCTACCACCCTGGATGAACATGGGGCCATGCTGTTTTTTAAAGGTAGGAGGGGGTGGTTTGTGGCATTTGTGACTTCAGACTTGGTCCCATTCACTGAGGGTGTATCTGTCTGTGGAAGATCTTAGGAATTATCTGAGGGTATCACACACAGCTTCTCTGTAACTATGTCAGTAGGCCAAAAGTTTGTTCTGCGTCCCTCAGTGAGTGTGTATTTTTCAGGGGAGTTCATGTGGAAGAGTCACAGTTGGGTCCGGGAGTTAATCTCAGAGAGGTGGAAAAATTTCACCAGCTCTGTGGATGCTGCATTCCGCCGTGGTCACAACAGTGTCTTCCTGATCAAGGTACTTCTGGGCCAAGGTCAGGGCTGGATGGAATGGACTGGAATGAACATTATAGACCCTCTCACAGGTGGCCCTAGCATGGACCCCTTGCCTGTAGGTTCCAGATTTCCTCCCCCTGTGCCTTCTTTTCCTGAAGAAGTTCAAGCCAAAGGAATGTATGTGCATTTGAGCGTGGCAGGCACAGCATCCAGGGGCTATTCTTCAGGCCCAATCTTTGTCCAGACTTCTCTGCTACTTCTCATGCTCTTGGCCATCCTTCCCTTCCTGGTAATTTCTTCCCTTGATTTCCATGACTCTGCATCAAGTCCTCTTTGTATGGCAGCCAGGCTGTTCATAACAATGGCATCTGGCCAGGGTGAGTAGAAGGTGAAATCAATTCTGCTATGCTTATCTAGTCCCATGCCCTGGCCCAGGCTATATCTGCTCAGAGGAAGGGGCGCCTTCTAGTTTGCACAAGGTGCTGTGTGCTTGGGGCAGCCTTCGCTGCCAGCTTGATTTCCcctcctgcctctttcctgctcttttCCAGCTTCCCATCCTCAGCCAGTCTCTGTATGTTCCTTGGAGAGCTGTCCCAGATACACCCTCCCTAGGTGATCTCAACCACTGCTACGGCTCTGAGGGCTCTCTATGTTGTGGATACCAGATCTGAATATCTCCCAGAGCTCCATACATCTCTTTCCAATTTCCTGCAGACATCTTCGACTTAGATGTTCTATAGCACCTCAAATTCAGTATCCCTCAAACTGAACTCAGTATCTTTCTCACAAACCCACCCTTCATCCTATGTCCCCTGTTTCACTAAGTGGTAACCACCCTTTGCCAATTCCTACCAAGTCGGGTACATATGGGTCTTGAGATCTGGGCTTTGGTTATCTTTCCAggcttttctcctcccccaccataGTCACTGTGTGCCAGCTACACAAGACTACATGTAGTtctctgagcaggctctgtgcctgccgCTCCCTCTGCTGGTAACACCCTTTCCACACCTGTCCACCTGAAAATCTCCTACTCGGGCCCAAATGCTTCCTCCTCTGAGACGGCTTCCAGGAATTCTCTAGGTAGGCTTAATCACTCTGCCTATATTCCCAATGCACTTCACAAGTTTTCCCTTTGGTTGTTACATGGCTAGGATTGTAGGATCCTTTCTGCTTTTATACTGTGAACTCTTCGAAGGCAGAGACAATcttgttattcttttattctcGGTGTCTTTCGTAATATCTGGCATATGGTAGTCACTCAGCAACTGCTTcttgagtgaatggatgaataaatagataaatgaatgaatatatgaatggaCGGATGACTGCAGGATGACTGTGTGGATGTGTTTGCCAAGACTAATGGTGTTACAGATAAGTGTGACATGGGAGTGTCTGGTTGTACATAGCCAGATGTGTGCCTATGTTATAGCAACGGTGGTGGGATTTGCGCAAACTTTATGTATTTGTACGAGGGGGCAGCACATTGTTGTCCACAGGTGGATCAAAAGTTTGTAGGGCCACAGGAGGATATTGTATAGATGCAATAGATCAAAGATGTTGTGTGTAAATGCAGAATGGCAGCATGTGGAGGTGCACAGTTAAAAACAGAGTGATTTGTATGCAGGGGGACAAAGTCTGGGTGTACCCTcctgagaagaaagagaaaggatatcCTAAGTTGCTCCAAGAAGAGTTTCCTGGAATTCCATCCCCAGTGGATGCAGCTGTGGAATGTCACCGTGGGGAATGTCAAGATGAGGGCGTCCTCTTCTTCCAAGGTCAGCTGAGGCGGGAATAAGAAAGACTGGAGTAATAATGGGTTGGTGGTGATTGACGTAGTGCAGGGATGGGAGTGGTGGCTCCACTACCATATGGCTTcccaaggaagggaggaaatagaAATGCCACTTACAATCTAGAGGTCAAATAGGGAAAGGAGAGGACGTCATCCTGGGTGAGGTAACTGGGTGTAATTCTGCTAAAAGTTCTTCACTGTTCCCCATGATCCTTGGGATAAATCTTTATTCCTTAGTCTTGCATACAAGGTTCTCCACGAGCAAGTTCCTACTGACCCTCTAGCCTCAACACTCATCATGCCCTTACCTTAAATATGAAGCTCCAGAGACTCTATGCTGTTCCCTGCACACCCAATTTGCTTCATGCttcagattttcctttctctggagttccatctcctcctcttctctgccttgtAACTCCTGCTTCAGATATTAGTTTACATATCACCTTCTCTGGAAAGttttccctgtctctcctcaCTGTACTtgctgagccactcatgtgcatTTTCCTGCTGAATTTTATATTATCACTCTCAGCTGTTTCCCTGCTGGGCTGTGAGCTTCATGTGGCCAGGATCATATCTGGCTCATCCTGGGCCCAGTGCAAGCATAAGGGAGGGTACAGCTTGGCCCCACTGAATGCTTGCTTATTGATCGGACAAAGGTAACCACACATGGTTCTGGGACTTGACTACGGGAACCACAAAGGAACGTTCCTGGCCGGCTGTTGGGAACTGCTCCTCTGCCCTGCGATGGCTCAGCCGCTACTACTGCTTCCGGGGTAACCAATTTCTGCGCTTCAACCCCGTCACGGGAGAGGTGCTTCCAAAATACCCTCTGGATGTTCGAGACTACTTCATACCCTGCCCTGGCAGAGGTGAGAAAGCCCTAGCCCCTGAAACCTACTGGAATTCATCTCCCTCCGCTGAGTTTTCAGACCCCACATACCCCAGCTCCTACCTTACCTCTGTGGTAGAGTACTTTGGCCCTTGCCCTAGCCCCATCCCCATTCTGGATCTTCCAAGTTGTCCTCCTGTGGGAGAAGCCTACATTCCCACTAATCTTAGCCATCTCTTCCACCTCAGACTGCattctgacctctgacctccctCTATGTTCCCCGTCACCTATTTCTCTCCCCAGGCCATGGACACAGGAATGGGACAGGCCATGGGAATGGTACCCACCCTGGCCATAGGAATATGCACTGTGGCCCAGATCTAGTCTTTTCTGCACTGCTGACTGACAACTATGGTGCTACGTATGCCTTTAGTGGTGAGAGATGCCCCTTAACTCCCCTTCTCTACCCTCCATACCTCCCAAGTCTTTTATGTGTATCTCCCATCTCTGATATACTTCCTCCATTTTCATTACTGAACATCCCTTATTTTGTTCCCTTGGGCTCCATCCTTAGCATCTTCAGCATGCAGCTTTTTAATCTCTCATCTCTTTTTGATGCATATTGTTCAATCTTGTCTCTCATTGCCCAGGCCTCTAACCTCATCTATCGGTCTCCTCTCAGTACCCTCTACTCTCAGGCCTGTGCCCTCTGGGGATCCACATGACTCCTTAGATTATATTTGCTTTGCTCTTGCACATTTTGCCAGATCCTCTAGCTCCCCCTAAGAATATCCTTAGGAGCTCCATCTTTTTCCAATTGCCTGTTCTTAGTTCAGGCTCTGGGGACAGCATTACCTGGGGATAAGGTGTTCCTGTTGTTGAGAACCTGCCAACAAGTTTTGGATCCCTTAGACCTTTAGGAGATAGTTTTGCTTGCCCGAGAGGTGTCTTCTCTTAGTGACCGGGCAGACACCTCTCTTCAGACCTCTGGCATTAATTGGTGAAAGCCATGTAATGATACCTAAGAATGTTAGGTGTCAAAAAAGCTGCAAAGAAATCAATACAGGATAATGTGATAGAGGTGAGGAAAATGAGGGTCCCCTTCCTTGAAGAAATGCTTTTTGAACTGAGATTTCAGTGATAAAATGGCATTAGGTACATACAGCACTAGAGGAAAAGCATTTTAAGGACGGTAGACAGCAGATACTTTGAGGAATCAGGAAAAGAGGCCAGTGTGACTAAGGAACAGTAAAGGAGCAGGTAAGTAGTTTGAAAAGAGGGAACCAGAGGCCAGATTATGTCTGGTAAGGATTTACAACTGTGAAAGAAAGCCAGGAGGGGTCTTGATCAGGACTGTGATATGTTCTCACTTATTGTTTGAAGATCATCCTGGAGCACCCAAGTCATTAAAGATACAACTGTGTAAGTAGGGAGTCCAGCTAGTACTTCTTGCAGTTGTCTGGATTAGACACAATGACAACTTAGACTAGGATAATAGCAGAAGTGGTGAGGAGTCATCATAATATATTTTGGAGGTTGAGCtgacagcattttttaaagtttatttatttttgagatacataaAGGGCTCACAAActagagggaggggcagagagagaggaagaaaaaggatctcaagcaggctccatgatattagcatggagcctgatgaggggctcaaactcacaaactgtgagatcatgacgtgagccaaaatcaagagttggatacaactgactgagccacctaggtacccctcaAGCTGACAGCATTAACCAATGGATTAAATATTGgttgggaaagggaagggaaagagaagtttCAAGAAATGACTTAGCTTTTGGGGCCTGGGCAACTGGTTGACTGGTGGTTCCCTTTTCTAAAATTGGAAAGACTAGGGAAAGagtagcagtgtgtgtgtgtgtgtgtgtgtgtgtgtgtgtgtgtgtgcgcgcgcgcgtgcatatgtatgtgtttgACAGGAGGCAGAAATCAGTTTGCACATGGTAGGCTTTTGGTGCCTAATGGACCCAAATGGACATGTTGAGTAGGCAGTTTAGTTTGAGCCTGATGCTCAAAGGAGCGGTCCATGAATGCTGAAGAGAACAGATCAAAAGTCATCAGCATATCGATGGTATTTAAAGCCCTGGACTGGATGAAATCACCAAGGGAGTGAGTGTAGGTAGTGATGAGGCCCAAACTAGAGGATTCCAATATAAGATACCAGGCTGAAGAGAAGAATagtcaaaaaaaaatttagaggaaCACTGGAAGAGGCTGGTATCACAGGAGCCAAGATCCAAAAAAAGATCTTTCAAGAAGGGAGTCGTGAGCAGTCAAATGCTGCTGAGAGGCGGAGCAGGATGGAGACAGACTCAACGATTAG is part of the Suricata suricatta isolate VVHF042 chromosome 11, meerkat_22Aug2017_6uvM2_HiC, whole genome shotgun sequence genome and encodes:
- the HPX gene encoding hemopexin; translation: MARALGVPVALGLLGLCWSLILAHPLPPDGTPGNRAEEPCSDGWSFDATTLDEHGAMLFFKGEFMWKSHSWVRELISERWKNFTSSVDAAFRRGHNSVFLIKGDKVWVYPPEKKEKGYPKLLQEEFPGIPSPVDAAVECHRGECQDEGVLFFQGNHTWFWDLTTGTTKERSWPAVGNCSSALRWLSRYYCFRGNQFLRFNPVTGEVLPKYPLDVRDYFIPCPGRGHGHRNGTGHGNGTHPGHRNMHCGPDLVFSALLTDNYGATYAFSGSHYWRLDTSRDGWHSWPIVHQWPQGPTTVDAAFSWDDKVYLIQGTQIYIFLTKGGYTLVDGYPKRLEKEFGSPHGVNLEAVDAAFTCPGSSRLHIMAGRKLWWLDLELGAQATWTELPWPHEKVDGALCVEKSLGPNSCSANGPGLYLIHGPNLYCYSNMEKLNTAKTLPQPLRVDSLLGCSH